Proteins co-encoded in one Prunus persica cultivar Lovell chromosome G6, Prunus_persica_NCBIv2, whole genome shotgun sequence genomic window:
- the LOC109949646 gene encoding uncharacterized protein LOC109949646 yields MLEKNPKQWHEKLSETLWAYRTSKREATGMTPYALTYGHDAILPMEIAVQSLRVAHQHGLTGEDYSQAMLLELEELDASRIDTLNKLLAGKQAVSRAYNKRVRNKSFEEGKIVWKAILPLGAHIAGHGKWSPTWEGPFIINQILGMGAYRLQDRDGVIHFAPINGKWLKKFYPTMWDSQAVQTDPGMEEEQD; encoded by the coding sequence ATGCTGGAGAAGAATCCAAAGCAGTGGCATGAGAAGTTATCAGAAACTTTGTGGGCATACAGAACTTCAAAGAGAGAAGCAACCGGCATGACCCCCTATGCTCTAACCTAcggccatgatgcaattcttCCCATGGAGATAGCAGTCCAGTCTCTTAGAGTTGCTCACCAGCACGGTCTCACTGGCGAGGATTACTCTCAAGCCATGTTGCTGGAATTGGAAGAATTGGATGCAAGCAGAATTGACACtctcaacaaactcttagcaggaaaacaggCTGTGTCAAGGgcctacaacaaaagagtcagaaacaagagttttgaagagggaAAGATAGTCTGGAAGgcaattctgccccttggaGCACACATAGCGGGACATGGAAAATGgtcacctacatgggaaggcccttttataattaaccaaatcctCGGAATGGGGGCATACAGGTTGCAGGACCGAGATGGAGTTATTCATTTTGCCCCAATTAATGGTAAATGGTTAAAGAAGTTCTACCCAACCATGTGGGATTCGCAGGCTGTACAAACAGATCCCGGGATGGAAGAGGAACAAGATTGa
- the LOC109949647 gene encoding uncharacterized protein LOC109949647, which produces MADMLVDGAAHNQMLSFMDGNAGYNQPDYNGRTGYPQDSLYVSRTYRLRQEQTFKWEEQHQQAFQEIKRYLSNPPVLSPPKRGRPLKLYVSASEKSIGSLLVQDNKEGKEQAVYYLSRTLTEVERRYSAIERLCLALYFTAVKLRHYMLPHTIYIIAKTDLIKYMLTRPMLRGRIRKWTLALTEFTFRYVPQKAVKGQAVADFLADHPGEEIENMDSLDIANADLLTRAHVCLNNPIYSIHLPPWKLYFDGSKTDKASGAGIVLEELLGVRRCYSFQLDFQCTNNRAKYEALIIGLEMLVELGIQSVEILGDSMLVLKQIAGEYKCLNPSLAVYLVAARNLLTEFREATWEHIPREENFAANELAQVASGVQMPEDCVQRIIKIGRKSLPSVLTRGMEIEVNSALITEDDWREPIMTYLRYPTLPSKKRVRIMATSYLMWNEDLVRKSKDEVLLRCLGKTEYMKVMGETHEGICGAHQGGRKMCWLIRRYGYFWPTMMKDCINYSKGCEACQRHGPIQQAPSVPMNPVVKPWPFRGWAMDLIGKIYLASNQQHCFIIVATDYFTNG; this is translated from the exons atggcagacatgctagTGGATGGAGCTGCTCATAACCAGATGCTATCTTTCATGGACGGCAATGCAGGTTATAACCAACCAGATTATAATGGCAGAACAGGATATCCACAAGACAGCCTTTATGTGTCcaggacatatag GCTAAGGCAGGAACAGACATTCAAATGGGAAGAACAGCACCAACAGGCTTTCCAGGAAATAAAACgttacctctcaaatccaccaGTTCTATCCCCGCCGAAAAGAGGCAGACCACTCAAGCTTTATGTGTCTGCATCAGAAAAATCCATTGGAAGTCTGttagttcaagataacaaagaaggaaaggaacaAGCAGTCTATTATCTAAGCAGAACATTGACAGAAGTGGAGAGAAGGTATTCCGCAATAGAAAGGCTCTGCCTGGCCTTGTATTTCACCGCTGTAAAACTCAGGCACTACATGCTGCCACACACTATCTACATCATTGCCAAGACAGacttaatcaaatacatgctaacAAGACCAATGCTAAGGGGCAGAATTCGGAAATGGACTTTGGCTTTGACAGAATTCACCTTCAGGTATGTCCCCcagaaagctgtcaaaggGCAAGCCGTGGCAGACTTCTTGGCAGATCACCCGGGAGAGGAGattgaaaacatggattctttggacatagcaaatgcagatctGCTAACTAGAGCTCATGTTTGCCTTAACAATCCAATCTATTCGATTCATCTCCCACcttggaaattatattttgatggatcaaagacAGATAAAGCTTCAGGAGCAGGGATTGTTCTGGAAGAACTATTAGGGGTCAGACGTTGCTATTCCTTCCAGTTAGATTTCCAGTGCACCAACAACAGGGCCAAGTATGAAGCTTTGATTATAGGGCTCGAGATGTTGGTAGAATTAGGAATCCAATCCGTGGAGATCTTGGGAGATTCCATGCTTGTCCTAaaacagattgctggagaatacAAGTGTCTAAATCCTTCTCTGGCTGTATATCTAGTAGCAGCTAGAAATCTGCTGACAGAATTCagagaagctacttgggagcacatCCCAAGGGAGGAAAACTTTGCAGCCAATGAACTGGCTCAGGTGGCATCAGGCGTACAAATGCCCGAAGACTGCGTCCAAAGGATCATTAAGataggaaggaaaagtctACCATCTGTTTTGACTAGAGGAATGGAGATAGAAGTCAATTCTGCCTTGATCACTGAAGATGATTGGAGGGAGCCTATCATGACTTACTTACGATATCCCACTCTGCCCTCTAAGAAAAGAGTCAGGATCATGGCTACAAGCTAcctcatgtggaatgaagatttggtccgaaaaagTAAGGATGAGGTACTGTTAAGGTGCCTCGGGAAGACAGAATACATGAAAGTCATGGGAGAAACCCATGAGGGGATCTGTGGAGCTCACCAAGGGGGAAGAAAGATGTGCTGGTTAATCAGaaggtatggctacttctggccaaccatgatgaaggattgcatCAACTATTCCAAAGGATGTGAGGCCTGTCAAAGGCACGGCCCAATCCAACAGGCCCCTTCGGTTCCCATGAATCCAGTAGTAAAACCATGGCCTTTCaggggatgggcaatggatctcattggcaaaATCTATCTAGCCAGCAACCAGCAGCACTGTTTCATTATCGTTGCCACAGATTATTTCACAAATGGGTAG